One genomic window of Mercenaria mercenaria strain notata chromosome 2, MADL_Memer_1, whole genome shotgun sequence includes the following:
- the LOC123563897 gene encoding voltage-dependent anion-selective channel protein 2-like → MAPPTYADLGKAARDLFSKGYNYGTNKLEVKTKTDAGVKFTTKGSHNSETGKMTGELQTEYKCSDYGLTFKETWNTDNTLSTEITIEDQLAKGLKLAFDTSFAPQTGKKNGKVKTGYKQDYINVNCDVDFDFSGPTINGAAVLGYNGFLGGYQMAFDTSKSKLIKSNFAMGYEAGDFTLHTNVNDATEFGGSVHQKVNKDMDVGVSLSWTSGSNVTRFGLASKYTIDKDASINAKVNNSGQVGLGYSQNLRDGVKLTLSSLIEAKNINAGGHKIGMGLEFDL, encoded by the exons ATGGCCCCACCAACATACGCAGATCTTGGCAAAGCAGCAAGGGACTTGTTCAGCAAAGGATATA ACTATGGCACAAACAAGTTGGAGGTTAAGACAAAGACAGATGCCGGAGTTAAATTCACAACCAAGGGAAGTCACAACAGTGAGACTGGTAAAATGACTGGTGAACTCCAGACAGAATACAAATGCAGTGACTATG GTCTGACATTCAAGGAAACCTGGAACACAGATAACACCCTGTCCACAGAAATTACAATTGAAGATCAACTTGCAAAAGGCTTGAAACTTGCTTTTGATACATCCTTTGCCCCACAGACTGG TAAGAAGAATGGAAAGGTAAAGACTGGCTACAAGCAAGACTATATTAACGTGAACTGTGATGTAGATTTTGATTTCTCCGGACCAACTATAAATGGAGCTGCTGTATTAGG ttataatgGATTCCTTGGTGGTTACCAGATGGCGTTTGATACGTCCAAGTCAAAACTAATCAAGAGCAACTTTGCCATGGGTTACGAGGCAGGAGACTTTACCTTGCATACAAATGT AAATGATGCTACAGAATTTGGTGGGTCTGTGCATCAGAAAGTAAACAAAGACATGGATGTGGGTGTGAGTCTTTCATGGACTTCAGGAAGCAACGTGACCAGATTTGGACTTGCTAGCAAATATACCATAGACAAAGACGCTTCAATTAAT GCTAAAGTTAACAACAGTGGCCAGGTTGGTCTAGGATATTCACAAAACCTTAGAGATG GTGTGAAACTTACACTGTCTTCCCTGATTGAAGCCAAGAACATCAACGCTGGTGGCCACAAGATCGGAATGGGTCTTGAATTTGACCTGTAg